One Clostridium novyi NT genomic window carries:
- a CDS encoding lysophospholipid acyltransferase family protein, with product MKTLSVYMYVVFNMIGTLFSKKKYNSMKGKGQIEEAQKLLNKVVKEWAQGILDKAGVTVKAEGLENIPDEACCFIANHQGDFDIVTILATIDKPMGFIAKKEMEKLPIISWWMKQMQCVFMDRQNVREALKSINQGSENMKNGQSMVIFPEGTRSKSSTMGEFKKGSLKMATKAKVPIVPITLDGTYKIFEENNGKIKSGEVNLVVGEPIYLENLSREDQKNISEIVKNKIAKNL from the coding sequence ATGAAGACATTGAGTGTGTATATGTATGTTGTATTTAATATGATAGGTACACTTTTTTCAAAAAAGAAATATAATTCTATGAAAGGAAAAGGTCAGATAGAAGAAGCGCAAAAACTTTTAAATAAAGTAGTAAAGGAATGGGCTCAAGGAATATTAGATAAAGCTGGAGTAACCGTAAAAGCAGAAGGATTAGAAAATATTCCAGATGAAGCATGTTGTTTTATAGCAAACCATCAAGGGGATTTTGATATAGTAACTATTTTAGCTACAATTGATAAGCCAATGGGATTTATAGCAAAAAAGGAAATGGAAAAGCTACCTATAATATCATGGTGGATGAAACAAATGCAATGTGTATTTATGGATAGACAAAATGTAAGAGAAGCTTTAAAATCTATAAATCAAGGTTCGGAAAATATGAAGAATGGTCAATCTATGGTTATTTTCCCTGAAGGAACTAGAAGCAAAAGCAGTACAATGGGAGAATTTAAAAAAGGAAGTTTAAAGATGGCTACTAAAGCAAAAGTGCCAATAGTGCCAATAACTTTAGATGGAACTTATAAGATATTTGAAGAAAACAATGGAAAGATAAAAAGTGGAGAAGTAAATTTAGTTGTTGGAGAGCCTATTTATCTAGAAAATCTTTCAAGAGAAGATCAAAAAAACATATCTGAGATAGTTAAAAATAAAATAGCTAAAAATTTATAA
- a CDS encoding ComEC/Rec2 family competence protein, with protein sequence MKINKKFLTLLLTVIIVLLLFVLYIFFNTKLTSSSSVNSNKDYLTIHYIDVGQGDSTLVQFNNKTLLIDAGCPNRKVYNYLKKCGIKKLNYVIATHPHDDHIGGMPYIIHSFPIDKFLAPKATNNTPSFKEMLTELQKNNLKINSTMAGTYIPLDPKLSCFVVAPNNSTYKNLNNYSIVLKITYNNTSFLFCGDAENLSEEEILNSGYNISSDVLKLGHHGSKTATSDNFLNEVNPKVAIISCGKGNDYGHPHKETLRKLKSKNITTYRTDINGTIILESNGTKIIKRQ encoded by the coding sequence ATGAAAATAAACAAAAAGTTTTTAACTTTATTATTAACTGTTATAATAGTATTATTACTATTTGTGTTATATATATTTTTTAATACTAAACTCACATCAAGTAGTTCAGTAAATTCTAATAAAGATTATCTAACAATACATTATATTGATGTAGGTCAAGGCGATTCTACTTTAGTACAATTTAATAATAAAACCTTATTAATCGATGCTGGTTGTCCTAATAGGAAAGTTTATAATTACTTAAAAAAATGCGGTATAAAAAAGTTAAACTATGTAATCGCAACACATCCTCACGACGATCATATTGGAGGTATGCCTTACATAATACATAGTTTTCCTATTGACAAATTTTTAGCTCCTAAAGCTACAAATAATACACCTTCTTTTAAAGAAATGCTAACTGAACTACAGAAGAATAATTTAAAAATCAATTCAACCATGGCTGGAACTTATATTCCTTTAGATCCTAAATTAAGTTGTTTTGTGGTGGCTCCAAACAATTCTACTTATAAAAATCTAAATAATTATTCTATAGTATTAAAAATTACATATAACAATACTAGTTTCTTATTTTGTGGAGATGCGGAAAATTTAAGTGAAGAAGAAATATTAAATTCAGGATACAATATTTCCTCTGATGTATTAAAATTAGGTCATCACGGTAGCAAAACCGCCACTAGTGATAACTTTTTAAATGAAGTCAATCCTAAGGTTGCAATAATTAGTTGTGGCAAAGGTAATGATTATGGTCATCCACATAAAGAAACATTAAGAAAACTAAAAAGCAAAAACATTACTACATATAGAACTGATATAAATGGAACTATTATTCTTGAAAGTAATGGAACAAAAATCATAAAAAGGCAGTGA